From Malassezia restricta chromosome VIII, complete sequence, the proteins below share one genomic window:
- a CDS encoding putative vacuolar membrane transporter for cationic amino acids encodes MTAMDGALAATDRWSFVMGWVSIACWVIVYTPQMQENYVLKSTEGISIWFILIWLGGDAFNLVGGLRQEVLPTMIGLAAYYCFCDMVLIWQWWYYGTYYREGQPIATRDAEQTPFLPHASRSTTRRWMPTWDDVMALLPSHHLTLLKYALALSFVLVTAVAAYVAADSHPPSSDPGPGMRWDAQLLGWLSALLYLSSRIPQILKNRHTKCAGLSLALFIFAVGGNVTYVLSILLKDTSVPYLVENMSWIVGSVGTIFLDGIVFYQFVRYAPERAALEAASYP; translated from the exons ATGACGGCGATGGACGGCGCGTTGGCCGCGACGGACCGCTGGTCCTTTGTCATGGGATG GGTTTC CATTGCGTGCTGGGTAATTGTCTACACTCC TCAAATGCAGGAAAACTATGTGCTGAAGTCAACGGAGGGCATTTCGATCTGGTTCATTCTCATTTGGTTGGGGGGTGATGCGTTCAACTTGGTGGGtggcctgcgccaggagGTGCTGCCGACGATGATTGGCCTGGCCGCGTACTACTGCTTCTGTGATATGGTGCTGATCTGGCAGTGGTGGTACTATGGCACGTACTACCGCGAGGGCCAGCCGATagcgacgcgcgacgcggAGCAAACGCCGTTCCTGCCGCACGCGTCACGCAGCACGACTCGGCGGTGGATGCCCACGTGGGACGACGTCATGGCCCTGCTTCCTTCGCATCATCTGACGCTGCTCAAGTACGCGCTGGCGCTGTCGTTCGTGCTCGTGACGGCCGTCGCCGCCTACGTGGCGGCCGACAGCCACCCACCGTCTTCCGACCCAGGGCCCGGTATGCGCTGggatgcgcagctgcttggATGGCTCAGTGCGCTGCTCTACCTATCATCGCGCATCCCGCAGATCTTGAAAAACCGCCACACCAAGTGTGCCGGACTGAGCTTGGCGCTCTTCATCTTTGCGGTCGGTGGCAATGTGACGTACGTGCTCTCGATCCTGCTCAAGGACACGTCCGTGCCCTACCTCGTCGAAAACATGAGCTGGATTGTCGGAAGCGTCGGCACCATCTTCTTGGACGGCATCGTGTTCTACCAGTTTGTCCGGTACGCGCCGGAGCGAGCTGCCCTCGAGGCGGCGTCATACCCATAG